In a single window of the Eriocheir sinensis breed Jianghai 21 unplaced genomic scaffold, ASM2467909v1 Scaffold87, whole genome shotgun sequence genome:
- the LOC126994762 gene encoding uncharacterized protein LOC126994762: protein MVSLTSLLVLATFFTQTSQNIPKTSYLKLIDVWFVALIFGDFCIIMSLVYVETLRLKETQQVGGSIKVFPYVPGSSNKPMSYAFESKAARCNRMFIKLFRGAIAIMLLCFVPTCMQAILAP, encoded by the coding sequence ATGGTATCCCTGACGTCCCTCCTTGTGCTGGCGACCTTCTTCACGCAGACCAGCCAGAACATCCCCAAGACCTCCTACCTCAAGCTCATCGACGTGTGGTTCGTGGCGCTCATCTTCGGGGACTTCTGTATCATCATGTCGCTGGTGTACGTGGAGACCCTGAGACTGAAGGAGACACAGCAGGTCGGGGGCAGCATCAAGGTCTTCCCCTACGTCCCCGGCAGCAGCAATAAGCCCATGTCCTACGCCTTCGAGTCTAAGGCCGCGCGGTGCAATAGAATGTTCATAAAACTGTTCAGGGGAGCCATTGCGATCATGCTCCTGTGCTTCGTGCCCACTTGTATGCAGGCTATACTGGCACCttga